From one Paramormyrops kingsleyae isolate MSU_618 chromosome 1, PKINGS_0.4, whole genome shotgun sequence genomic stretch:
- the ercc3 gene encoding general transcription and DNA repair factor IIH helicase/translocase subunit XPB has product MVKKDKGDREKKKAKKRPYEDEEEEEEPMGSESQEAVPSAAGKQVDESSTKLDEYGAKDYRLQMLLKNDHCSRPLWVAPDGHIFLEAFSPVYKYAQDFLVAIAEPVCRPTHIHEYKLTAYSLYAAVSVGLQTGDIIEYLQKLSKTSVPDGIVQFIKLCTVSYGKVKLVLKHNRYFVESTFPDVIQRLLQDNVIRDCRLRTAEGGETELITEVISNKSAISKSLGDGAGPSTSQLPEGQSSGAEVPEDIFTYYEQMDKEEEEEEETQTVSFEIRQEMIEELQKRCIQLEYPLLAEYDFRNDTVNPDINMDLKPTAVLRPYQEKSLRKMFGNGRARSGVIVLPCGAGKSLVGVTAACTVRKRCLVLGNSSVSVEQWKAQFKMWSTIDDSQICRFTSDAKDKPIGCSVAISTYSMLGHTTKRSWEAERVMEWMRNQEWGLIILDEVHTIPARMFRRVLTIVQAHCKLGLTATLVREDDKIVDLNFLIGPKLYEANWMELQNNGYIAKVQCAEVWCPMSPEFYREYVSIKTKKRILLYTMNPNKFRACQFLIRYHERRNDKIIVFADNVFALKEYAIRLNKPYIYGPTSQGERMQILQNFKHNPKINTIFISKVGDTSFDLPEANVLIQISSHGGSRRQEAQRLGRVLRAKKGMVAEEYNAYFYSLVSQDTQEMSYSTKRQRFLVDQGYSFKVITKMAGMEEEDLMFSTKEEQQQLLQKVLAASDLDAEEEVVAGESSGRPQFSRRSGTMSSMSGADDTVYMEYHSARSSKNSFNKNIHPLFKRFRK; this is encoded by the exons ATGGTAAAAAAGGACAAAGGTGATCGGG AGAAGAAGAAGGCAAAGAAACGCCCCTATgaagatgaggaggaagaggaggagccaATGGGCAGCGAATCCCAGGAGGCCGTCCCTTCAGCTGCTGGGAAGCAAGTAGATGAATCCAGCACCAAGCTGGACGAGTATGGAGCCAAGGATTATCGCCTGCAGATGCTTCTAAAAAATGACCATTGCTCTCGTCCGCTCTGGGTG GCTCCAGACGGCCACATCTTCTTGGAAGCCTTCTCACCGGTTTACAAATACGCCCAGGATTTCCTGGTGGCGATTGCAGAGCCTGTGTGCCGCCCCACGCATATCCACGAGTACAAGCTGACTGCCTATTCCCTGTATGCCGCCGTCAGTGTGGGTCTGCAGACTGGTGATATCATTGAGTACCTGCAGAAGCTTAGCAAGACCTCTGTGCCTGATGGAATTGTGCAGTTCATCAAG CTATGCACTGTAAGCTATGGAAAGGTGAAACTTGTCCTGAAGCATAATAG GTACTTTGTGGAGAGCACGTTTCCTGACGTGATACAGCGCCTTCTGCAGGACAACGTCATCCGAGATTGTCGCCTTCGTACTGCAGAAGGGGGCGAAACTGAGCTCATTACGGAGGTCATTTCAAACAAGTCTGCG ATTTCAAAGTCACTTGGGGATGGTGCAGGTCCTTCCACTTCCCAGCTGCCGGAGGGCCAAAGCTCGGGTGCGGAGGTGCCTGAGGATATCTTCACCTACTATGAGCAGATGGacaaggaagaggaggaggaagaggagactCAAACTGTATCATTTGAGATTAGACAG GAGATGATTGAGGAGCTGCAGAAACGCTGCATCCAGCTGGAGTACCCTCTCCTAGCGGAGTATGACTTTCGCAATGACACGGTGAACCCGGACATTAACATGGACCTGAAGCCCACAGCTGTTCTGAGACCCTACCAGGAGAAGAGTCTGCGTAAGATGTTTGGCAACGGCAGAGCTCGCTCAGGGGTCATCGTACTGCCTTGCG GTGCGGGTAAGTCCCTGGTGGGGGTAACGGCGGCCTGCACGGTGCGGAAGCGCTGCCTCGTCCTGGGAAATTCCTCAGTGTCGGTGGAGCAGTGGAAGGCACAGTTCAAGATGTGGTCCACCATTGATGACAGCCAGATATGCCGCTTTACATCCGACGCCAAGGACAAACCCATAGGCTGTTCGGTGGCTATCAGTACCTACTCCATGCTGGGGCACACCACTAAGCGCTCCTGGGAGGCAGAGCGGGTCATGGAGTGGATGCGTAACCAGGAGTGGGGCCTCATCATCCTGGACGAGGTCCACACCATCCCAG CCCGGATGTTCCGGCGGGTGCTGACAATCGTTCAGGCTCACTGCAAGCTGGGCCTCACTGCCACACTGGTTCGAGAGGACGACAAGATCGTGGACCTTAACTTCCTTATCGGCCCCAAGCTGTATGAGGCCAACTGGATGGAGCTGCAGAACAATGGCTACATTGCAAAAGTCCAGTGTGCAGAA GTGTGGTGTCCAATGTCCCCTGAATTTTACCGGGAATACGTATCTATTAAGACAAAGAAGCGGATCCTGCTGTACACAATGAACCCCAACAAGTTCCGCGCCTGCCAGTTCCTCATCCGCTACCATGAGCGCCGCAACGACAAGATCATCGTCTTTGCCGACAACGTCTTCGCCCTCAAGGAATATGCCATTCGGCTTAACAA GCCGTACATCTATGGACCCACCTCACAGGGAGAGCGAATGCAGATTCTACAGAACTTCAAGCACAATCCCAAGATCAACACTATCTTCATCTCCAAG GTTGGAGACACTTCGTTTGACCTTCCTGAAGCGAACGTGCTGATACAGATCTCATCGCACGGTGGATCACGCAGACAGGAGGCCCAGAGGTTAGGCAGAGTGCTTCGTGCAAAGAAAG GTATGGTGGCAGAAGAGTACAACGCCTACTTCTACTCACTGGTCTCTCAAGACACGCAGGAAATGTCCTATTCTACCAAGAGACAGAGGTTTCTAGTGGACCAGGGCTACAGTTTCAAG GTAATCACAAAGATGGCAGGTATGGAGGAGGAGGATCTCATGTTTTCCACCAAGGAGGAACAGCAGCAGCTCTTGCAGAAGGTTCTGGCCGCATCCGACCTGGATGCTGAGGAAGAGGTCGTTGCAGGTGAATCCAGCGGGAGACCACAG TTCTCCCGTCGCTCCGGCACCATGAGCTCCATGTCGGGTGCAGATGACACAGTCTACATGGAGTACCACTCCGCACGCAGCAGCAAGAACTCCTTCAACAAGAACATACACCCTCTGTTCAAGCGCTTCAGGAAGTAG